A single window of Hyla sarda isolate aHylSar1 chromosome 2, aHylSar1.hap1, whole genome shotgun sequence DNA harbors:
- the LOC130357376 gene encoding uncharacterized protein LOC130357376 encodes MQIGSIRTSEECRRFCQLSLSFYCGENTHFIASCVKGPFPSGNLSGHLGAQICHAPQRITPGRVYLEGIVPSCVQCDLTSKSIVKPVLHQPLTESTCCDTMGNKSVESIPVDLRSEGSNESLEDDCEDTNEWKDITNKDSENQDHEHQEQGSPAAKVETRVTISRIRTWSPITNLQSPITYLQSPITKLQSPITNLQSAITTSSHPLPTSSHPSPIPVTHHQPPVTHYYLQSPITHLQLPITHLQSPITTSNHPSPTLSPITTSSHPPPTSSHPSPLPITHYSPPVTHHHLQSPITNLVTHLQLPITISSHPSPPPVTHHHLQSPITTSSHPSPTSSHQSPTFSHPTPTSSHPLSPTVTHHPPPVAHHHLQSPITTSSRPSSPLVAHHHLQSPITTSSRPSPPPVAHHHLQSPITTSSLPLLPPVAHHPPPVAHHHLQSPITTSSRPSPPRRPSPPPVTHYYLQSPITTSSRPSSPPVAHHHLQSPITTSSRPSPPPVAHHHLQSPITTSSRPSPPPVSHYYLQSPITTSSPITTSSHPLLPPVTHHPPPVTHYHLQSPITTSSRPLLPPVAHHPPPVANHLPPVTHYYLQSPITHLQSPITTSSHPSPTSSRPSPTSSRPSPTSSRPSPTSSRPSPTSSRPSPTSSRPSPTSSRPSPTSSRPSPTSSRPSPPPVAHHHLQSPITTSSRPSPTSSRPSPTSSRPSPTSSRPSPTSSHPLLPPVTHHPPPVAHHHLQSPITTSSHPSPTSSHPLLPPVTHHPPPVTHYYLQSPITTSSHPSPTSSHHLLPPVTHHPPPVTIYYLQSPITTSSHTSHIVPLRYLRIPNFHPFPPLPHGGPASANQSAPLSVQLECFRE; translated from the exons ATGCAAATAGGATCAATTCGTACCTCGGAGGAGTGCAGAAGATTTTGTCAACTTAGCCTGAGTTTTTACTGTGGGGAGAATACACACTTCATCGCCTCCTGTGTGAAGGGTCCGTTTCCCAGTGGCAATCTTAGTGGCCACTTGGGCGCACAGATATGTCATGCCCCTCAGAGAATTACACCTGGCAGAGTTTATCTGGAGGGCATTGTTCCATCTTGTGTACAATGTGATTTAACATCAAAGAGTATTGTAAAGCCTGTTTTGCATCAGCCTCTGACTGAATCAACATGTTGTGACACTATGGGCAATAAGAGTGTGGAGAGCATTCCTGTTGATTTGCGGTCAGAGGGTAGTAATGAGAGTCTGGAGGAtgactgtgaggacaccaatgagtg GAAAGATATTACAAACAAGGACTCCGAAAACCAGGATCACGAACACCAGGAACAAGGGTCACCAGCAGCAAAAGTAGAAACGAGGGTCACCATCAGCAGGATTAGAACATGG TCACCCATCACCAACCTCCAGTCACCCATCACCTACCTCCAGTCACCCATCACCAAACTCCAGTCACCAATCACCAACCTCCAGTCTGCCATCACCACTTCCAGTCACCCATTACCCACCTCCAGTCACCCATCACCAATTCCAGTCACCCATCACCAACCTCCAGTCACCCATTACTACCTCCAGTCACCAATCACCCACCTCCAGTTACCCATTACCCACCTCCAGTCACCCATCACCACttccaatcacccatcaccaacctTGTCACCCATTACTACCTCCAGTCACCCACCACCCACCTCAAGTCACCCATCACCACTTCCAATCACCCATTACTCACCTCCAGTCACCCATCATCACCTCCAGTCACCCATCACCAACCTTGTCACCCACCTCCAGTTACCCATTACTATCTCCAGTCACCCATCACCACCTCCAGTCACTCATCACCACCTCCAGTCACCCATTACTACCTCCAGTCACCCATCACCCACCTCCAGTCACCAATCACCAACCTTCAGTCACCCAACACCCACCTCCAGTCACCCATTATCACCTACAGTCACCCATCACCCACCTCCAGTCGCCCATCACCACCTCCAGTCGCCCATCACCACCTCCAGTCGCCCATCATCACCTCTAGTCGCCCATCACCACCTCCAGTCGCCCATCACCACCTCCAGTCGCCCATCACCACCTCCAGTCGCCCATCACCACCTCCAGTCGCCCATCACCACCTCCAGTCTCCCATTACTACCTCCAGTCGCCCATCACCCACCTCCAGTCGCCCATCACCACCTCCAGTCACCCATTACTACCTCCAGTCGCCCATCACCACCTCGTCGCCCATCACCACCTCCAGTCACCCATTACTACCTCCAGTCACCCATTACCACCTCCAGTCGCCCATCATCACCTCCAGTCGCCCATCACCACCTCCAGTCGCCCATCACCACCTCCAGTCGCCCATCACCACCTCCAGTCGCCCATCACCACCTCCAGTCGCCCATCACCACCTCCAGTCGCCCATCACCACCTCCAGTCTCCCATTACTACCTCCAGTCGCCCATCACCACCTCGTCGCCCATCACCACCTCCAGTCACCCATTACTACCTCCAGTCACCCATCACCCACCTCCAGTCACCCATTACCACCTCCAGTCGCCCATCACCACCTCCAGTCGCCCATTACTACCTCCAGTCGCCCATCACCCACCTCCAGTCGCCAATCACCTACCTCCAGTCACCCATTACTACCTCCAGTCACCCATCACCCACCTCCAGTCACCCATCACCACCTCCAGTCACCCATCCCCCACCTCCAGTCGCCCATCCCCCACCTCCAGTCGCCCATCCCCCACCTCCAGTCGCCCATCCCCCACCTCCAGTCGCCCATCCCCCACCTCCAGTCGCCCATCCCCCACCTCCAGTCGCCCATCCCCCACCTCCAGTCGCCCATCCCCCACCTCCAGTCGCCCATCCCCCACCTCCAGTCGCCCATCACCACCTCCAGTCGCCCATCACCACCTCCAGTCGCCCATCACCACCTCCAGTCGCCCATCACCCACCTCCAGTCGCCCATCACCCACCTCCAGTCGCCCATCACCCACCTCCAGTCGCCCATCACCCACCTCCAGTCACCCATTACTACCTCCAGTCACCCATCACCCACCTCCAGTCGCCCATCACCACCTCCAGTCACCCATTACTACCTCCAGTCACCCATCACCCACCTCCAGTCACCCATTACTACCTCCAGTCACCCATCACCCACCTCCAGTCACCCATTACTACCTCCAGTCACCCATTACTACCTCCAGTCACCCATCACCCACCTCCAGTCACCATTTACTACCTCCAGTCACCCATCACCCACCTCCAGTCACCATTTACTACCTCCAGTCGCCCATCACCACTTCCAGTCACACATCACACATCGTCCCCCTCCGCTATCTCAGAATCCCAAACTTTCATCCCTTTCCTCCGCTGCCTCACGGAGGGccggcctcagccaatcagagcgCGCCTCTTAGCGTCCAATTAGAATGTTTCAGGGAGTGA